A single genomic interval of Desulfovibrio intestinalis harbors:
- a CDS encoding prepilin peptidase: protein MPELHGGMQEKLLSYGCAAGSVLLVWLFLPSWSGLILLPFGWGLLALSMADARFRILPDMLTWPLMALGLAVNCVDAIVPFGQAVIGCVAGYLLLFSFNRLYHALMGREGIGGGDLKLLALLGAWGGWRALPLILMVSSLCVVLFFLLGLALKGRKRKGADANEDGDGWNWRGARQALKAEVPFGPPLAMAGLGVISYAHYLS, encoded by the coding sequence ATGCCGGAATTACACGGCGGCATGCAGGAAAAACTGCTTTCTTATGGCTGCGCCGCAGGCAGTGTGCTGCTTGTCTGGCTGTTTCTACCCAGCTGGAGTGGCCTGATCCTTCTGCCTTTTGGCTGGGGATTGCTGGCGCTTTCAATGGCAGACGCCCGGTTTCGCATTTTGCCGGACATGCTGACCTGGCCTCTGATGGCCCTTGGTCTGGCTGTCAACTGTGTTGATGCCATTGTGCCATTTGGTCAGGCCGTGATCGGCTGCGTGGCGGGCTACCTGCTGCTCTTCAGTTTTAACAGATTGTATCACGCCCTCATGGGCCGGGAAGGCATTGGCGGCGGCGATCTCAAACTTCTGGCCCTGCTTGGAGCCTGGGGAGGCTGGCGTGCCTTGCCCCTTATCCTGATGGTGTCATCACTCTGCGTGGTGCTGTTTTTTCTTCTGGGGCTGGCTTTGAAGGGCAGGAAGCGCAAGGGGGCAGATGCAAATGAAGACGGGGATGGTTGGAACTGGCGTGGAGCACGACAAGCTTTGAAAGCCGAGGTCCCTTTTGGTCCGCCATTGGCTATGGCTGGACTTGGCGTCATTTCCTATGCCCATTACCTGAGTTGA
- a CDS encoding MptD family putative ECF transporter S component, with translation MSKPSFAWLPEGMQPHFTVRDLVFIGIFAAVAKAAALGIAFVGGGMNPLSLALKNFVYTALMLVLAHKVQKPWTLTLAVLVSSLISLLLMGQGVLHTPGALLTCVLAEFIIYALGGYHRAFNLMAGVLFLEVAGKVVSLAVAWMYYREQPALIAVPVVFISIGALGSVVGLAGGTKLVKELRHASFIS, from the coding sequence ATGAGCAAGCCTTCCTTTGCATGGTTGCCTGAGGGCATGCAACCACATTTTACGGTACGCGACCTTGTGTTTATCGGCATTTTTGCCGCTGTGGCCAAGGCGGCTGCACTGGGCATTGCCTTTGTGGGGGGCGGCATGAATCCACTGTCGCTGGCCCTGAAAAATTTTGTCTATACGGCCTTGATGCTGGTACTGGCCCATAAGGTGCAAAAACCGTGGACACTCACACTGGCCGTGCTGGTGTCGAGTCTCATTTCTTTGCTGCTTATGGGGCAGGGCGTTTTGCACACGCCGGGCGCACTGCTGACATGTGTGTTGGCCGAATTCATTATTTACGCCTTGGGGGGATACCACCGGGCCTTTAATCTTATGGCAGGCGTTCTTTTTCTGGAAGTGGCGGGCAAGGTGGTGAGCCTGGCTGTGGCCTGGATGTATTACCGTGAGCAGCCAGCTCTTATTGCCGTTCCGGTGGTATTCATCAGTATCGGCGCACTGGGCTCCGTAGTGGGGCTGGCTGGCGGAACGAAACTTGTGAAGGAGTTGCGTCATGCCTCTTTCATTTCTTGA
- a CDS encoding energy-coupling factor transporter transmembrane component T family protein, producing MPLSFLDRKPDTSWAGRLNIRTKLMLCLVSSLAAIVLSNPQSLALLCLASMVYALTALSPWAMLKAYSVFVLMCLVSLGFMSLVSLVMPQLVVWESWRFAVPYMRMLLSFNALLVLAFSSRIQEVMRELQSFGRMVWLHVPLTVAVRFLPTFLDDCAQIRDAYRLRQPLGGQGFGARVSSVWRGFLVPLTFRLLGSADDLSVAAELKGVGNHKRLARKAVPFGRSDILALGGCILGLALAVCLQAIQGGGSIWG from the coding sequence ATGCCTCTTTCATTTCTTGACCGCAAGCCAGACACCTCATGGGCAGGACGATTAAATATCCGTACCAAGCTCATGCTCTGTCTGGTTTCATCCCTGGCAGCTATTGTGCTGAGTAACCCCCAAAGTCTGGCTCTGTTGTGCCTTGCCAGTATGGTCTACGCCCTGACGGCTCTGAGCCCTTGGGCCATGCTTAAGGCATACAGCGTGTTTGTTCTCATGTGCCTGGTGTCTTTGGGATTCATGTCGCTGGTTTCTCTGGTCATGCCCCAGCTTGTGGTGTGGGAGTCGTGGCGGTTCGCCGTGCCCTACATGCGTATGCTTCTCTCGTTCAACGCCTTGCTGGTTCTGGCTTTTTCGTCTCGAATTCAGGAAGTCATGCGCGAACTGCAATCCTTTGGCCGTATGGTGTGGCTTCATGTGCCCCTGACAGTGGCAGTGCGGTTTTTGCCAACGTTTCTGGACGATTGCGCCCAGATAAGGGATGCCTATCGCCTGCGCCAACCGCTTGGCGGGCAGGGCTTTGGAGCCAGGGTGTCTTCTGTCTGGCGGGGATTTTTGGTGCCTCTTACCTTCAGGCTGCTCGGTTCGGCGGATGATCTTTCCGTTGCAGCAGAATTGAAGGGCGTGGGGAACCACAAGCGGTTGGCCCGAAAGGCAGTGCCTTTTGGCAGAAGTGACATACTTGCCTTGGGGGGGTGCATTCTTGGTTTGGCTTTGGCCGTTTGCCTGCAGGCCATTCAGGGGGGAGGCAGTATATGGGGCTGA
- a CDS encoding ATP-binding cassette domain-containing protein, with the protein MLELNNVSYTYPHGQGAGIKKMSLHVAPGELVLCTGRSGCGKSTLIRLLNGLAPHYYKGELEGQILVAGKCNRQRPLAEISQDVGTLFQNPEAQFFALTVEDEVAIALECRGLPEDVCTVAAREALAQVGMADAGGQSVLGLSEGQKQKVALAGLLAQNPRALVLDEPSANLDPESARELAVILQALKAKGMAVLVVDHRLAWLRDVADRVVVMDQGQMVAEGDFSLLEDDDLRRRHGLRAVEWADPRSELPRFAGKEAATGFAVANLSFAFKGENPLFQNMSAHFPSGQVSALVGHNGCGKTTLAKLAAGMIKSRDGEFVCGGEQLPQRGRARRVGLVLQNADHQLRMDSVRAELADALVGLPIAESTQRIEQTLSTYDLLPLAGRHPQSLSGGEKQRLSVAAAMIRKPDVVFLDEPTSGLDGKNMLRMADDLRRAAEAGATVIVITHDLEFMSEVCRWQVPLSDISA; encoded by the coding sequence GTGCTTGAATTGAACAATGTCAGCTACACCTACCCGCATGGTCAGGGGGCGGGCATAAAAAAAATGAGCCTGCATGTGGCGCCAGGCGAACTTGTGCTTTGCACCGGGCGGAGCGGTTGCGGCAAATCAACCCTGATCCGTCTGCTCAATGGTCTGGCTCCGCACTATTACAAGGGTGAGCTGGAAGGACAGATATTGGTTGCGGGCAAATGTAACCGTCAGCGCCCGCTGGCAGAAATCAGCCAGGATGTGGGCACGCTTTTTCAGAATCCCGAAGCGCAGTTTTTTGCTCTTACCGTTGAAGACGAAGTTGCCATTGCCCTTGAGTGCCGGGGGCTGCCAGAGGATGTCTGCACGGTTGCGGCGCGGGAGGCGCTGGCGCAAGTGGGTATGGCGGATGCGGGCGGACAATCTGTGTTGGGCCTTTCAGAGGGGCAAAAACAAAAAGTGGCCCTGGCCGGACTGCTGGCTCAAAATCCTCGCGCGCTGGTTTTGGACGAACCTTCGGCCAACCTTGACCCGGAGTCTGCTCGCGAACTTGCGGTTATTCTGCAAGCGCTCAAAGCCAAAGGTATGGCCGTTCTGGTGGTGGATCACCGTCTGGCCTGGCTGCGTGATGTTGCCGACAGGGTCGTCGTTATGGACCAGGGGCAGATGGTTGCCGAGGGCGACTTCAGCCTGCTTGAGGACGATGACCTGCGCCGGCGTCACGGTTTGCGCGCAGTTGAATGGGCTGATCCCCGCTCTGAATTACCCCGCTTTGCAGGCAAAGAGGCTGCCACAGGATTTGCTGTTGCAAACCTTTCATTTGCCTTTAAGGGGGAAAACCCTTTGTTTCAAAATATGTCGGCGCATTTTCCCTCTGGCCAGGTCTCGGCACTGGTGGGGCACAATGGCTGCGGAAAAACAACGTTGGCAAAGCTTGCCGCAGGGATGATCAAAAGCCGGGATGGAGAATTTGTTTGTGGCGGCGAGCAACTGCCACAACGGGGGAGAGCGCGGCGTGTGGGGCTGGTTTTGCAGAACGCTGATCATCAATTGCGCATGGACAGCGTACGTGCAGAATTGGCGGATGCTCTGGTGGGACTGCCCATTGCAGAATCCACGCAGCGCATTGAGCAGACGTTGTCCACATATGATCTTTTACCTCTGGCGGGCAGGCATCCGCAATCTCTCTCTGGTGGCGAAAAGCAACGCCTGAGCGTTGCCGCAGCGATGATTCGCAAGCCTGACGTGGTTTTTCTGGATGAACCCACCAGTGGCCTTGACGGCAAGAACATGCTGCGTATGGCCGATGATCTGCGAAGGGCAGCGGAGGCCGGGGCCACAGTCATTGTTATCACTCATGATCTTGAATTCATGTCTGAGGTCTGCCGTTGGCAGGTTCCGCTTTCAGACATCTCTGCGTAA
- the hutX gene encoding heme utilization cystosolic carrier protein HutX, with the protein MSDFVQVVRQKVTENPSVMLMSLAKELGRPEADVVAALPDEMRVRVSKNDFGAIWAAMTGWESCTFITIGCGGVVEVEGKLPQGNFMHGMFNLTDKQCPLGGHLFINRLEHIWFVSKPFFNKESHSVQFFDAAGDQMFAVYLGRNEQREIIPSVKEAYMHMRSEFAV; encoded by the coding sequence ATGTCTGATTTTGTGCAGGTTGTACGGCAAAAGGTTACGGAAAATCCCAGTGTAATGCTGATGAGTCTGGCCAAGGAGCTCGGCAGGCCAGAGGCAGATGTAGTGGCGGCCCTGCCGGATGAGATGCGTGTGCGCGTGAGCAAAAACGACTTTGGAGCCATATGGGCTGCCATGACGGGCTGGGAATCCTGCACCTTTATAACAATAGGCTGTGGCGGTGTTGTGGAGGTTGAAGGCAAACTGCCGCAAGGCAACTTTATGCACGGCATGTTTAATCTGACGGACAAGCAATGCCCTCTGGGGGGGCATCTGTTCATTAACAGGCTTGAGCACATCTGGTTTGTATCCAAGCCATTTTTCAATAAAGAAAGCCACTCGGTGCAGTTTTTTGACGCCGCAGGCGATCAGATGTTCGCGGTTTACCTTGGGCGGAACGAACAACGCGAAATCATTCCTTCGGTCAAAGAAGCGTATATGCACATGCGTAGTGAATTCGCCGTATAA
- a CDS encoding phosphatidylserine decarboxylase family protein: MKKPSVGLAREGLPIICLCAFSSLILSLIGCWPVAIIFLCITWFACFFFRDPERAVPAEKGLVVSPADGKVVRIQELPEPFEGEKRLCVSVFMSLFSVHVNRMPVDGKITSILYSPGKFFNAAWDKASEFNERCAYKLTSKDDTFAMVQIAGLVAQRIVCRVENGEELERGERFGMIKFGSRVDVYLPASYAPSVAVGQQVFAGQTVLAKKS, translated from the coding sequence ATGAAAAAACCTTCTGTGGGGTTAGCCCGTGAAGGGCTGCCCATTATTTGCCTTTGCGCCTTCTCAAGCCTGATTTTATCTTTGATCGGCTGCTGGCCTGTAGCTATAATTTTTCTGTGCATAACATGGTTCGCGTGTTTTTTCTTTCGCGACCCTGAGCGGGCTGTGCCAGCTGAAAAAGGTTTAGTGGTAAGCCCTGCGGACGGAAAGGTTGTTCGGATCCAGGAATTGCCAGAGCCTTTTGAAGGAGAAAAACGCCTGTGTGTGAGCGTCTTCATGAGCCTTTTTAGCGTTCATGTGAACCGGATGCCTGTAGATGGAAAAATCACGTCAATTTTATACAGCCCCGGAAAGTTCTTCAACGCCGCCTGGGATAAAGCGTCAGAGTTCAACGAAAGATGCGCCTATAAGCTGACCAGTAAAGATGACACCTTTGCTATGGTGCAAATTGCCGGGCTTGTCGCACAACGTATTGTATGCCGGGTGGAAAATGGAGAAGAACTGGAGCGTGGGGAACGATTTGGCATGATCAAATTTGGCTCCAGGGTGGATGTGTATCTGCCTGCAAGTTATGCGCCCAGTGTTGCGGTCGGCCAGCAGGTTTTCGCCGGGCAGACCGTTCTTGCAAAAAAGAGCTAA
- a CDS encoding LysR family transcriptional regulator: MNLNQLRYAKAVTDTGSFTLAAEQCYVTQPTLSNGIAQLEQEFGDKIFKRTTRTVSLTPFGEHIMPFIEHSLSANDELIRETRNFVSPARTAVRVGTSPLVNTGWMAPMLEKFRERQPEVEVILHEQNMADLYRMLDEGLLDIVFGVADTSKATWKTAFLYREPLYFIPRGANYPDGEGTVVFEEISGETFVMVPNVCGLAKTTRSLFRSHRKKLNEYSGEALSYQVLEQWASLGLGAAILPKSKLVPSERKAYALTDKSGNELFIDFEAVWLASGEHTPHQQEYISFLKEYCAIYSPDE, encoded by the coding sequence ATGAACTTGAATCAGTTACGATATGCGAAAGCAGTTACCGACACAGGCTCCTTCACTCTCGCAGCCGAACAATGCTATGTTACACAGCCGACACTATCCAATGGCATAGCCCAACTGGAGCAGGAGTTTGGAGATAAAATATTCAAGCGTACCACACGCACGGTGTCGCTAACGCCGTTCGGTGAACATATCATGCCTTTCATAGAGCACTCTTTGAGCGCTAATGACGAACTTATTCGTGAAACACGAAATTTTGTAAGCCCCGCCCGCACGGCTGTGCGCGTGGGCACTTCCCCGCTCGTCAATACCGGGTGGATGGCTCCCATGCTTGAAAAATTCAGAGAAAGACAGCCAGAGGTAGAAGTCATCTTGCATGAACAGAATATGGCCGACCTCTACCGCATGCTGGACGAAGGTTTGCTGGATATCGTCTTCGGCGTTGCCGATACCAGCAAAGCAACCTGGAAAACCGCCTTTCTTTACAGGGAACCGCTGTATTTTATCCCGCGCGGAGCCAACTATCCTGACGGAGAGGGTACTGTTGTTTTTGAGGAAATTTCAGGAGAAACCTTCGTCATGGTGCCGAATGTCTGCGGGCTTGCCAAAACGACACGCAGCCTTTTTAGAAGCCACAGAAAAAAATTGAACGAATATTCCGGCGAGGCGTTGAGCTATCAGGTCCTTGAGCAATGGGCATCTTTAGGGCTTGGCGCGGCTATTTTGCCCAAGTCAAAACTGGTACCTTCCGAACGCAAGGCATATGCCCTCACCGATAAGAGCGGAAATGAACTTTTTATTGATTTCGAAGCCGTTTGGCTAGCAAGCGGCGAACATACTCCGCATCAGCAAGAATACATTAGTTTTTTGAAGGAATATTGCGCAATTTATAGCCCAGATGAATAA
- a CDS encoding ATP-grasp domain-containing protein translates to MIIFDKPYVSDISASYAAETKHPVLNNAYARELSTRFDLNLVDEHTFAKQASSGKRLYATSENALDWIYANIEDKELLRGIRLMKDKFALRTALKPMYPQYLFRQVSVSQLCGVNVAELEMPFILKPSVGFFSVGVYTITNEQDWRAALADIAKNMESWKLRYPASVIGDANFLIESFIEGDEYAVDVYFDDAGEPVILNIMHHEFASGDDVKDRLYFTSKNIISNNHASFTRFFAAMNSIVKVKNFPAHIELRVMHDGTIIPIECNPIRFSGWCTNEIAYHAFGIRTYAYYLENRRPDWDSLFDGKDNQIFSMILLEKPSGIAPGNASYDYDAVQDSFSNVLELRRMEKPDDPMFAFVFAQTPADDRRELDRILRADLSTYVRSGQSNRP, encoded by the coding sequence ATGATAATTTTCGACAAACCTTACGTTTCAGATATTTCGGCATCCTATGCGGCTGAAACAAAGCATCCTGTCCTCAATAATGCATATGCCCGTGAGCTGAGTACACGTTTTGATCTTAACCTTGTGGACGAACACACGTTTGCGAAACAAGCTTCTTCGGGCAAACGCCTCTATGCGACCTCAGAAAATGCACTTGATTGGATATACGCAAATATAGAAGACAAAGAACTCCTTCGCGGTATCAGGCTCATGAAGGACAAATTTGCTTTGCGTACTGCGCTCAAGCCCATGTACCCGCAGTATCTTTTTCGGCAAGTATCTGTTTCGCAGCTTTGTGGTGTGAATGTGGCAGAACTGGAAATGCCTTTTATCCTCAAGCCTTCTGTGGGCTTCTTCAGCGTTGGTGTTTACACAATTACCAACGAGCAAGATTGGCGAGCGGCGCTTGCGGATATAGCGAAGAATATGGAGTCATGGAAGTTGCGCTATCCCGCCAGTGTAATCGGCGATGCAAATTTTCTTATCGAGTCATTTATTGAAGGTGACGAGTATGCCGTTGATGTGTACTTTGATGATGCTGGAGAACCAGTAATCCTCAATATCATGCATCATGAATTTGCCTCTGGTGATGATGTTAAGGACAGGCTTTATTTTACATCAAAAAATATCATCAGCAATAATCATGCTTCGTTTACACGCTTTTTTGCGGCAATGAATAGCATTGTGAAAGTTAAGAATTTTCCGGCGCATATAGAGCTTCGCGTGATGCATGATGGAACCATCATACCTATCGAGTGCAATCCCATCCGGTTTTCCGGGTGGTGCACGAACGAAATTGCCTACCACGCATTCGGCATCAGAACATATGCGTACTATCTTGAAAATCGCCGTCCTGATTGGGATAGCCTGTTCGATGGCAAAGACAACCAGATTTTTTCCATGATTCTTTTGGAAAAACCTTCGGGTATTGCCCCCGGTAATGCCTCCTACGACTATGATGCTGTGCAGGACAGTTTTTCGAATGTTCTGGAACTGCGCCGCATGGAAAAACCAGATGACCCCATGTTTGCTTTTGTCTTTGCCCAAACACCTGCTGATGATCGGCGGGAGCTGGACAGGATACTACGAGCCGACCTCAGTACATATGTACGGTCTGGGCAGTCAAATAGGCCATAA
- a CDS encoding O-acetylhomoserine aminocarboxypropyltransferase/cysteine synthase family protein has translation MRDATKCLHSGYVPGNADPRVVPIVQSTTYVYDSTTDIGDVFDDPMKSLIYSRFGNPTVMAVENKIADLEGGAGALCTSSGQAAILLAVLNICCSGDSIVSSTKIYGGTSNLFSHTLRQQGIECIFIDPDATPDAIQAAIRPNTKLLFGETIANPALAVLDIERFAQVAHANHLPLVVDNTFATPILCKPFDYGADVIVHSTSKYMDGHAVQVGGVIVDSGKFDWSQRPFTGLTTPDPSYHGITYVDKYGPAAFIVKARMQLMRDFGAYPAAHSAFLLNLGLETLALRMERYCENALAVANYLKGHPLVEAVLYPGLADDPYYPLASKYLKGASGVISFVIKGGKKNAVTFMNSLRLASNEVHVADIRTCVLHPASATHRQLNEKQLAEAGVLPGMIRLSVGLEDVEDILEDIDQAFSAVI, from the coding sequence ATGCGAGACGCTACCAAATGCCTTCATTCCGGCTATGTTCCCGGCAACGCCGATCCTCGGGTTGTCCCCATCGTGCAGAGCACGACCTATGTCTACGATTCGACTACGGACATCGGCGACGTATTCGATGACCCGATGAAAAGTCTCATATATTCCCGCTTCGGAAATCCCACAGTTATGGCGGTTGAAAACAAAATTGCGGACCTTGAAGGGGGCGCAGGCGCACTTTGCACCAGTTCGGGGCAGGCGGCGATTCTTCTGGCTGTTCTCAATATATGCTGCTCCGGCGACAGCATTGTCAGCTCCACCAAAATATACGGCGGTACATCGAATCTTTTTTCCCACACGTTGAGGCAGCAGGGCATAGAGTGTATTTTCATCGATCCCGATGCAACCCCCGATGCAATCCAGGCGGCCATCCGGCCAAACACGAAACTGCTGTTCGGTGAAACCATAGCAAATCCCGCACTTGCCGTTCTGGATATTGAGCGGTTTGCGCAGGTTGCCCATGCCAATCACCTGCCGCTGGTTGTGGATAACACCTTTGCAACGCCCATCCTTTGCAAACCCTTTGATTACGGGGCGGATGTCATCGTGCATTCCACCTCTAAATATATGGACGGCCATGCTGTGCAAGTCGGAGGGGTTATCGTGGACAGCGGTAAATTCGACTGGAGCCAAAGGCCTTTCACCGGCTTGACCACGCCTGATCCCTCTTATCACGGCATCACTTATGTGGACAAATACGGCCCTGCCGCCTTCATTGTGAAGGCCCGTATGCAACTGATGCGGGACTTTGGCGCATATCCTGCCGCACACTCGGCCTTCTTGCTCAACCTGGGGCTGGAAACTCTGGCCCTGCGTATGGAGCGTTATTGTGAGAACGCTTTGGCTGTTGCCAACTATTTGAAGGGACATCCCCTTGTGGAGGCAGTGCTGTATCCCGGTCTGGCTGATGATCCATATTACCCACTGGCGAGCAAGTATTTGAAAGGAGCTAGCGGAGTCATTTCCTTTGTGATCAAAGGGGGAAAAAAGAACGCCGTGACGTTCATGAATTCGCTACGGTTGGCTTCCAACGAGGTGCATGTGGCTGATATCAGAACCTGCGTCCTGCATCCTGCAAGTGCCACGCATCGTCAACTCAACGAAAAGCAGCTTGCTGAGGCGGGCGTTCTGCCAGGAATGATCCGTCTTTCGGTCGGCTTGGAGGATGTGGAAGATATTCTGGAAGATATTGATCAGGCCTTTTCAGCGGTCATATAA
- a CDS encoding radical SAM protein, whose translation MEAQSVLVRGTQSCTWNKCNFCYMSQGYPFMAASLEHMEKEICSQKHLFGSDPSIFMIGSNPFTLPVGTLRQYAELLREHFPDFIKISMHSRVDDIEKKTDEELQLLYDLGIRHLFIGTENGSEEALRIMNKGHTVQEARNQLWRLDAVGIKYTCQYIIGMAGKGKGRESGIATAEFLNSVNAERVMPTGLTVFSGSSLPEMVKRGEFVEASEKEKMEEMLFFFEHLTADLYYEAVHYLNPLHFRFHTGDREMMLDVIAHIKEILATHSEEELELVVNRQAMHSL comes from the coding sequence ATGGAGGCCCAATCCGTTCTAGTAAGAGGAACCCAAAGCTGTACCTGGAACAAATGCAATTTCTGTTACATGTCACAAGGCTATCCGTTTATGGCTGCCTCTCTTGAACACATGGAAAAAGAAATTTGTTCACAAAAGCATTTGTTCGGATCGGATCCATCCATATTCATGATTGGATCAAACCCCTTCACCTTGCCTGTAGGAACACTCAGGCAATATGCAGAATTACTCCGCGAACATTTTCCTGATTTTATCAAAATCAGTATGCACTCCCGCGTTGACGATATTGAAAAGAAAACAGACGAAGAGTTACAATTGCTCTACGATCTGGGAATCCGACATCTGTTTATCGGTACGGAAAACGGAAGCGAAGAAGCTCTGCGCATAATGAATAAAGGGCATACCGTGCAGGAAGCCCGTAATCAGCTTTGGCGCTTGGATGCTGTGGGAATCAAGTACACATGCCAGTACATTATTGGTATGGCCGGAAAGGGTAAAGGGCGTGAAAGCGGCATTGCGACAGCCGAATTTCTTAATTCTGTGAATGCGGAACGAGTCATGCCAACCGGATTGACGGTGTTTTCCGGCTCATCCCTTCCCGAGATGGTGAAAAGAGGTGAGTTTGTGGAGGCTTCCGAAAAAGAAAAAATGGAAGAAATGCTTTTCTTCTTTGAGCACCTCACGGCTGACCTTTATTATGAAGCTGTTCATTATTTGAACCCACTGCATTTTCGTTTCCATACGGGCGATAGAGAAATGATGCTGGATGTGATTGCCCATATAAAGGAAATTCTTGCGACTCATTCAGAGGAAGAGCTTGAACTGGTCGTCAATCGGCAAGCAATGCATTCCCTCTAG
- a CDS encoding tyrosine-type recombinase/integrase, with product MKGMAKTKFIGVYRYVSDTKRFEGKPDECFYYSYRDEDKKFRWHKVGWRSEKVTAQYAADKRSEFMVAARNGEAPQQTKKRKGITFGQGYEVFAEKWFPNLKNNGADIALRYRVHTAPLFADKPVDKITPLELEDYKLALLKKGLAPATVRLILGDMRNVINKLKKWGLFKGDSPFEQVDMPKVDNARTRFLSKSEAALLLDTINSHSRKWFLITTISLNSGARLSEVTGTRVHDLQHETRVWQIKGKTGRRSITLNDAAWNAFMEALERRQRIIVFTSGLVDQDTISFVSQETGLFPTDVCYLHLDCVDMERGIINYRRRNGGKCKTYRITEVVRPIFEEWINKCSSDLIFTGRGGVHISSSNTKTFDRSANECGLNPAGIDSLDKVVFHTLRHTYCSWEAINGTPLFKIARLVGHKTTTMTERYAHLCPVTESQNLISKYSDTTLSQISTILASLIAEKGVGNVPQAVLDWLAKAD from the coding sequence ATGAAAGGCATGGCTAAGACAAAATTTATTGGTGTTTATCGGTATGTTAGCGATACAAAACGGTTTGAGGGAAAGCCCGATGAGTGCTTTTACTACAGCTACCGAGATGAGGATAAAAAATTCCGTTGGCACAAGGTCGGCTGGCGCAGCGAAAAAGTGACTGCTCAGTATGCGGCGGATAAGCGCAGCGAGTTCATGGTAGCCGCACGAAATGGGGAAGCGCCCCAGCAAACCAAAAAGAGAAAGGGGATTACCTTCGGCCAGGGCTATGAAGTTTTTGCGGAGAAATGGTTCCCAAACCTGAAAAACAACGGCGCTGATATTGCGCTGCGTTACCGTGTCCACACGGCTCCACTTTTCGCAGATAAGCCGGTAGACAAGATTACTCCTCTGGAACTGGAAGATTACAAGCTCGCTTTGCTCAAAAAAGGACTCGCCCCGGCCACCGTCCGTTTGATCTTGGGTGATATGCGGAACGTGATCAATAAGCTCAAAAAATGGGGGCTGTTCAAAGGAGACAGTCCCTTTGAGCAGGTGGACATGCCCAAGGTGGACAACGCCCGAACCCGATTTTTGTCCAAGAGTGAAGCTGCCTTGCTGCTGGACACCATCAACTCGCACAGCCGCAAGTGGTTTTTGATTACCACCATATCCCTGAACTCTGGAGCCAGGCTTAGCGAAGTGACTGGCACGCGGGTTCATGACTTGCAGCATGAAACGCGGGTCTGGCAGATCAAGGGTAAAACCGGGCGGCGCAGTATCACGCTCAATGATGCAGCCTGGAACGCCTTCATGGAAGCTCTGGAAAGGCGACAAAGAATTATTGTGTTTACCAGTGGGCTTGTGGATCAGGATACCATCTCCTTCGTCTCCCAGGAAACCGGACTCTTTCCTACGGATGTATGCTATCTGCATTTGGACTGTGTGGATATGGAGCGTGGCATTATTAATTATCGGAGAAGGAACGGTGGAAAATGTAAAACCTACCGCATCACCGAGGTAGTCAGGCCGATATTTGAAGAGTGGATCAACAAATGCTCTTCCGATTTGATCTTTACCGGCAGAGGCGGGGTTCACATCAGCTCCAGCAATACCAAGACTTTTGATCGCTCCGCTAATGAATGCGGACTCAATCCTGCCGGTATTGATTCGCTTGATAAAGTTGTCTTCCATACCTTGAGGCATACATATTGTTCCTGGGAAGCGATTAACGGTACTCCACTGTTCAAAATTGCGCGTCTTGTCGGGCATAAAACCACGACAATGACAGAAAGGTATGCTCACCTTTGTCCGGTCACTGAGTCACAGAATTTGATAAGCAAATACAGTGACACAACGCTGAGTCAGATCAGCACCATACTTGCCAGCCTTATTGCGGAAAAAGGTGTGGGGAATGTTCCGCAAGCGGTTTTGGACTGGCTGGCAAAGGCCGATTAG
- a CDS encoding immunity protein — translation MSEANFANKVERAFVQLIEERAESRFKKGEFAAKLWPEMSPKAAASRWTSIRTKASNTGKPQSVSVADAQRMAEVIGKELSYLLAVAAERASGQK, via the coding sequence ATGAGCGAGGCTAATTTTGCGAACAAGGTTGAGAGGGCTTTTGTACAGCTTATTGAAGAGCGGGCGGAGTCCAGGTTCAAAAAGGGCGAGTTCGCTGCTAAACTTTGGCCAGAGATGTCTCCGAAGGCGGCAGCTTCGCGCTGGACTTCAATAAGAACAAAGGCATCCAACACCGGCAAGCCGCAATCCGTGTCGGTTGCCGATGCACAACGCATGGCAGAGGTGATCGGGAAAGAGTTGAGCTACTTACTAGCGGTTGCGGCAGAGCGGGCCAGTGGACAGAAGTGA